The Haloplanus sp. GDY1 genomic sequence CGTACTCCTCGTCGAACTGCTCGGGCGCGGCGTACCCCGGCGACAGCCCCTCGACGCTCTTGGAGTGCTCCAGCAGGTGCTTCGAGAGCCCCCAGTCGGCCACCTTGGGGACGTCCCACGCCCCCTCGACGGAGCGAAAGAGGACGTTCGCCGGCTTCAGATCGAGGTGGACGACACCGTGCCGGTGGGCGTGGCGGACGCCCTTCGCGAGGGCGACGGCGGTCCACCGCGCCTGTTCGAACTCCATGGCGCCCGCTCGCTCGCCCAGGTCGCCCGCGTCCATGTACTCCATGGCGATCCAGGGGAGCGGTTCGGCGCCGTAGTCGACGACCCCCACGACGTGGTCGTGGCCGCCGAGTCTGTCCCACGTCTCCGCCTCCTCCAGCAGTCGCTCGACTGCGTCCGTGTGCAGCGTCCCCTGCATCCGCGGGCGCTTGATCGCCAGCGTCACCTCGCCGTCTGCGGTGGGTAGGGTCGCCCGCGTCACGTCGGCGTTGCCGCCGGCGCCGATGGGTTCCTCGTCGGTCAGCGCGTCGTAGTCGACGGTCACGTCGGGGGCGCGCGGGATCGATTCGGGTGGTCCGGGGCGGTCCGCACGCCCGGCCTCGGCCGGCAGGTCCCCCCGGCGTCGGTCGCGTGCCGCCGCCTCGCGGCGGTCGTCGAACCCCTCCTCTGTCGCCCGGTCGGCCAGCGCCTCCGCGCGGCCCACCGCCTCCCGGAGCGAGCCGGGGTCGTCGGCGAATCGCGCCCCGTAGATCTCCCGTTCGGTCCCCGCCAGCCGGTCGAGCCGCTCCTCGACCGTCGCCGCGTCCACGGCGTCGCTCCCGCTCGCCGCCTCCCGGGCCTCGCGGTACGCCGCCCGGGCGTCGTCCACCAGCGAGAGCGCGCGGTCGTACTCGCCGGCCGCGACGAGGTTCGTCGCCTCGACTTCGAGGCCGTCGCCGTCGTCGATCAGGTCGGCGGCGGGGTCGGGCTCCGGGGCCATCTCGGCTGCTCCCTCGCCGGCCTCGCCCGCCGTCCCGGCACCGCCCCCCTCGTCCGCGTCGTTCCGGAGGCGTTCGATGTCCTCCTCGGGCCACGAGATGCCGTCCGGCTCCCCTTCGTCGCCGTCGTCGTCGCGGATGCGTTCGAGCGCCGTGGGTCGGTCGTCGTCGCGGGGGCGGTCCGCGTCGACGTCGCCCCCGCCTCGGAGGCCCCACCAGAGTACCCCGGCGCACAGAACGAAGACGCTGGCCACGACGCCGGGCCACACCCGCTCGAGAAGCAGCTCCCCGGACGGACCGAGCACCGGCAGGTCGGCCCCCGCCGATCCGACGCGGTCGAGTCCATCCTCGAGCGCGTAGACCCTGTCTTCGGCGTCGTTGACGTAGACCGTCCCGTCGGCGACGACCGGCGCGCGCGCCCAGTCGGGCAGCCCGAACCGCCAGTTTCTGTCCCCGTCGTTCGCGTAGATGGCGTACACGCCCTGGGTCCCGCCGACGTAGACGGTGTCGTCGATCACGGCGGGCTTCCCGGTGAGCCCGTCCATCCCGAACGACCACCGCTCGCTCCCGTCGGCCGCGTTCAGCGCGCTCACGCCACCGTTCCGCTCGACGTAGACGGTGCCGTCGGCCACCGAGGGCGACGGGTACCCGCGATCCGTCTCGGCGGTCCACCGCTCGCTCCCGTCGGCCGTCTCCAGCGCGTACAGGGGGGACTCGTAGCCGCCGGCGTAGACGACGCCGCTCGCCACCGCGGGCGTCCCGACGCCGCCGTCGACGGTGACGCGCCACCGCTCGCTCCCGCCGTCGGCGTCGAGCGCGTAGAGGGTCCCGCCGTCGTCACCCGCGTAGACGGTGCCGTCGGCGACCGCCGGCGTCCGGCGGATCCGCTCGTTCGCGTCGAACCGCCAGCGCTCGCTCCCGTCGCTCGCGTCCAGCGCGTACACGTCGGTCGTACAGACGTAGAGGGTGTCGTCCGTCACCGCGGGGCCGGCCGAGATCCCGCCGTCGACCGACACTCGCCAGCGCTCGCTCCCGTCGCTCGCGTCCAGCGCGTACACCGTCTCGTCGCTCGCGAAGTGAACGGTGTCGCCGGACACCGCCACGGCGCTGTGGACGACGGACTCAGTGCCGACCTGCCAGCGCTCGCTCCCGCCGAGCGAGTCGAGCGCGTACAGGCCGTCCGACGTCGCGACGTAGACGGTGTCGTTCGCCACGGCGAGCGACGTGACGGTGCCGGACCGCTCGACCCGCCAGGACTCGCTCACGCCGCCGACCGGTCCCGCGTTCTCGGGCGCGTATCCCGTGTTCGCCGCCCCGTATCCGAACTGTGGCCAGGAGTCGGCACGCTGCCCGCTCGCGACGCCGGTCGCCGCCGCCATCGCTCCTCCGACGGCCGTCCCGCCCATCGTCCGCAACGCCTCCCGCCGCGTCCACGCCCCACCCATCGATGTGCTACCCTGGTGCGCGCGGGAACTAAATGATTTTCCGCTACTCCTCGACGATGCTGCTCCCGCCGGGCGGCAGGAACTCCTGAATCCTGTCTGGGCTCGCCACCTTCCGGAGGAACGACTGGTCCGCGAACCGCTCCTTGAACTCCCGGTAACACCGCTTGGCGGCGTCGTTCTGCGCGAACTTCCCGGGTTCCAGCCGGATCGACGTCTCCGCGCGCGGTTCGATCGCCGACGGCGGCCCGCCGATCACCCGCGTCTCGGATTCGCACTGGATCCCCACCGCGACGCTCGCGGACACGTCCCGGAAGTAGGTGCGGTCGCCGCGGATGACGAACCCGCCCTTCTCGATGTACTCGCCGCTCTCGGGGGTCTTCGACACCTGCTCGGGGTCGACCACGTAGGCGTCGCCGGCGAAGCGGCCGTCCTTCCAGACCGAGGAGTAGGAGACGGCGAACCGCGCGGCCTCCTCCAGACTGCTGTCGGGGAAGTCCACCTCGCGGGCCTTCTCGCTCGGCCCCGTCGCCTTCAGGAGCGTCACCGGGCCGCCGTGGGCCTGCGCGTGGAAGAAGCGGTCGTTGCCGTCCATGTACTTTTTCACCAGCGCCTCGTTCTGGTCCGCGTTCCGGCCGCCGATGACGAGGAAGCCGTCGCTCGTGTGGAACCACCGGAACTCCTCGTACCAGTGTTCGGGCTTCCGGATCGGGATGGACGACCGCGAGAGCCAGTCGACGTCGCGGTCCTCGTCGTCTTCGTCGTCCTCGTCGTCCTCGTCGTCGGCCTCCCACTCCTCGCGCCGCCGCTTGACCGCTGCCAGTTCCTCCCGGGTGTTCTCGATGGCCTCCAGGGCCCCCTCCTTTTTCTCTTCGACCCGCTTTGCCTCCGTATACCGGCGGTCGGCGTTCTTCTCGACGCCCATCGAGGGGTCGACCGGCACCTCGGTCCCGTCGAGGTCGACCGTCACCTCGCCCTCGGCGGCGTTCACGTCGACGACGGCCTCGGCGGCCGGAATTCCCCGCTCCGCGCCCTCCGCGAGTGTCTCCTCGACCTCCTCCCACGGGACGCTCTCCTCGCGTGCGGCCCGCACCGTCGAGATGATCTCGTCCACGAGGTCGTAGTGGGCGTACAGCGCCTCCGCCCGCTCGCGCTCGGCCTCGGCCTGCTCCTCGAACCCCTCGATTGCGCCCTCCTGTTGCTCGATGATGCGCTGCTGTTTGGCGATCTCGGCCTCGAAGTCCGGGCGCTCGGTCCCCGTCGCCTCCTCCTCGGGCTCGCGCTCCAGGCGGTGGAAGTAGTCGTCCAGGGCGGCGTTGAACGAGTCGAAGCCCTCGGCCTCCAGGTTCGCCCGCTCCTCGAGGGGGAACGGCGTCGCGTCGACGACCCGGTCGTCCTCGAGGTACACCCGCGGGTCGAAGTCGCCCTCGCGGAGCCGGTCGGCCAGGCGGCCGATGGCGTCGTAGAGCGCCTCGTACTCCGCCTCGCCCGCGTCCGCGATGTCGAGCGTCTTCTCGACGCCCGCGCGGGAACAGACCTCCTCGCCGTAGAGGCCGCCGAAGTTGAGCTGGGTGGCGAGGGTGCGCACCACGTCCGTGTCCGACTCCTGCATCTGCCGGACGAAGCCGTCGTAGCCGACGGTCAGCGGGTCGACCCGCGAGTCCGGGAAGCCGTACTGCGATCCGGGAGCGACCGTCCGCGACTTCAGGCGCACGGTCTCCAAGCTCCGCACCACCTCGCCGCTCTCGTCGAGGACGGCGACGTTGCCCTGCCCGAACAGTTCGGCGACGACGGTGGTGTTCTCGTCGTCGCGCTCGAACTCGAAGACGAGGATGCGGTCGAACTCGTACTGCTCGACGCCGGCGAAGTCGGCACCGCTCAGGCGGTTCCGGAGCATCATCGCGAAGTTGGGCGGTCGCCCCGGCGCGTCCGCGACGTGTTCGGGGTCGGCGACGTGGGCGCGTTTCACGTCGCCCACCTCGATCAGCAGTTCGACGCGGCCGCGGTCGAAATCGCGCATCCGGAACCGCAGGAGGTCGTCGTCGTAGAGGTAGACCTTGTCGACCTTCGCCCCCTCGTACCGGCCGAGTTCGGTGACGAGGGCGGCGAGGTCGACGCTGGTCAGTTCCCGCTTCGCGTCCATACCCCGCCTTACCGGGCGGGGCCGAAAAGGCGTGTCGTTGTGCGGGCGGGGCGGCTCAGCCGCGGCGCCGGCCCAGCGCCGCCAGGCCGGCGACGACGAGGGCGGCGAGCGTCGCGGTCGGACCGAAGCCGGCGCCGTCACCGGCCGTCTGCTCGGCCGTCGGCGTTCCCGTGGCCGTCGGTTCGGGGGTGGCGGTCGGCGTCGCGGTGGCGGTCGGCGTCGGCGTTCCCGTGGCCGTCGGTTCGGGGGTGGCTGTCGGCGTCGCGGTGGCCGTCGTCTCCGGATGGACCACCGCGAACAGGGAGAAGCCGTGGGTCTCGGCGGCCACCGTCACCGTCTCCCCGTCGCCGCTCGCGACCGACGTTTCGAGCCGGTCCGCCGGGCTGGTGCTACTCAGGCGGACGATCCTGACGGTTTCGGCCGGCGCGTCGTTCGCCGTGAACTCCGTCCGCGGCAGGGTGATCTTCACGCGCGGATCCCGGCCGTCGGCCAGGTCCGGCACGCCGATCCGGACGGTCGCGAGCAGTTCCCCCTCGGGTGCGGACACGTCCGCGGGGAGGCTGTCGACCGGTTCCATGGCGATGGCGCCGGTCGTCGGTTCGTCGAACACGACCGTCACCGCCCGCACGTCGGCGTCGCGGAACGCCTCGGTCACGGTCGTCTCGGCGACGATGATGTCCTCGCTGCCGCCGTCGTCCACGTGTTCGCCGTCGATTCCGCTCGCCGTCGCCGCACCGGCGACCGGTC encodes the following:
- a CDS encoding PQQ-binding-like beta-propeller repeat protein, translating into MGGAWTRREALRTMGGTAVGGAMAAATGVASGQRADSWPQFGYGAANTGYAPENAGPVGGVSESWRVERSGTVTSLAVANDTVYVATSDGLYALDSLGGSERWQVGTESVVHSAVAVSGDTVHFASDETVYALDASDGSERWRVSVDGGISAGPAVTDDTLYVCTTDVYALDASDGSERWRFDANERIRRTPAVADGTVYAGDDGGTLYALDADGGSERWRVTVDGGVGTPAVASGVVYAGGYESPLYALETADGSERWTAETDRGYPSPSVADGTVYVERNGGVSALNAADGSERWSFGMDGLTGKPAVIDDTVYVGGTQGVYAIYANDGDRNWRFGLPDWARAPVVADGTVYVNDAEDRVYALEDGLDRVGSAGADLPVLGPSGELLLERVWPGVVASVFVLCAGVLWWGLRGGGDVDADRPRDDDRPTALERIRDDDGDEGEPDGISWPEEDIERLRNDADEGGGAGTAGEAGEGAAEMAPEPDPAADLIDDGDGLEVEATNLVAAGEYDRALSLVDDARAAYREAREAASGSDAVDAATVEERLDRLAGTEREIYGARFADDPGSLREAVGRAEALADRATEEGFDDRREAAARDRRRGDLPAEAGRADRPGPPESIPRAPDVTVDYDALTDEEPIGAGGNADVTRATLPTADGEVTLAIKRPRMQGTLHTDAVERLLEEAETWDRLGGHDHVVGVVDYGAEPLPWIAMEYMDAGDLGERAGAMEFEQARWTAVALAKGVRHAHRHGVVHLDLKPANVLFRSVEGAWDVPKVADWGLSKHLLEHSKSVEGLSPGYAAPEQFDEEYGEADDVTDVYQLGAVLYELFTGEPPFEGKPAKAMHRVLHEEPTPPSAVADVPEALDDVLLTALSKEKADRYESVLYLRDGLRNVPAE
- the rqcH gene encoding ribosome rescue protein RqcH, whose amino-acid sequence is MDAKRELTSVDLAALVTELGRYEGAKVDKVYLYDDDLLRFRMRDFDRGRVELLIEVGDVKRAHVADPEHVADAPGRPPNFAMMLRNRLSGADFAGVEQYEFDRILVFEFERDDENTTVVAELFGQGNVAVLDESGEVVRSLETVRLKSRTVAPGSQYGFPDSRVDPLTVGYDGFVRQMQESDTDVVRTLATQLNFGGLYGEEVCSRAGVEKTLDIADAGEAEYEALYDAIGRLADRLREGDFDPRVYLEDDRVVDATPFPLEERANLEAEGFDSFNAALDDYFHRLEREPEEEATGTERPDFEAEIAKQQRIIEQQEGAIEGFEEQAEAERERAEALYAHYDLVDEIISTVRAAREESVPWEEVEETLAEGAERGIPAAEAVVDVNAAEGEVTVDLDGTEVPVDPSMGVEKNADRRYTEAKRVEEKKEGALEAIENTREELAAVKRRREEWEADDEDDEDDEDDEDRDVDWLSRSSIPIRKPEHWYEEFRWFHTSDGFLVIGGRNADQNEALVKKYMDGNDRFFHAQAHGGPVTLLKATGPSEKAREVDFPDSSLEEAARFAVSYSSVWKDGRFAGDAYVVDPEQVSKTPESGEYIEKGGFVIRGDRTYFRDVSASVAVGIQCESETRVIGGPPSAIEPRAETSIRLEPGKFAQNDAAKRCYREFKERFADQSFLRKVASPDRIQEFLPPGGSSIVEE